One Lutra lutra chromosome 18, mLutLut1.2, whole genome shotgun sequence genomic window carries:
- the AHSP gene encoding alpha-hemoglobin-stabilizing protein isoform X1, which produces MKLGQMALLQANKDLISTGMKEFNVLLNQQVFPNPPIPEEAMVTMVDDWVNFYINYYRKQMVGEQQEQERALQELEQELRTLSAPFLTKYRAFLKSF; this is translated from the exons GCAGATGGCTCTTCTTCAGGCCAATAAGGATCTCATTTCTACAGGAATGAAGGAATTTAATGTTCTGCTGAATCAGCAG GTCTTCCCTAATCCTCCTATACCTGAAGAAGCCATGGTGACTATGGTGGATGACTGGGTGAACTTCTACATCAACTATTACAGGAAGCAGATGGTAGGGGAGCAGCAAGAGCAGGAGAGGGCTCTACAGGAACTTGAGCAAGAGCTAAGAACTCTGTCTGCCCCTTTTCTGACCAAGTATAGGGCATTCTTGAAGTCCTTTTGA
- the AHSP gene encoding alpha-hemoglobin-stabilizing protein isoform X2 encodes MALLQANKDLISTGMKEFNVLLNQQVFPNPPIPEEAMVTMVDDWVNFYINYYRKQMVGEQQEQERALQELEQELRTLSAPFLTKYRAFLKSF; translated from the exons ATGGCTCTTCTTCAGGCCAATAAGGATCTCATTTCTACAGGAATGAAGGAATTTAATGTTCTGCTGAATCAGCAG GTCTTCCCTAATCCTCCTATACCTGAAGAAGCCATGGTGACTATGGTGGATGACTGGGTGAACTTCTACATCAACTATTACAGGAAGCAGATGGTAGGGGAGCAGCAAGAGCAGGAGAGGGCTCTACAGGAACTTGAGCAAGAGCTAAGAACTCTGTCTGCCCCTTTTCTGACCAAGTATAGGGCATTCTTGAAGTCCTTTTGA